The genomic interval CCCAAATGGGCTTTGTCACCAAATACCAACACTATCTGCACACCAAAGGGTCAGCTGAGACAATCTTACTACACCCTGACAGGATATCTGAAGGGTGAGAAAGTGCATTATAGCAGCTGTTATCACTTTTTGATAAACTTTTAAAATCTTCATAACAGGTTGTCAGGGTAACAATCTGCTGGATCAAATGCCATTCATGTGAATAAAATAAATGGAAATGTGTATTAAGTGTGATTTTATTTGAGTGCCACGGCTAATCAAGAGGCTGTACACAATGACTTTCACTGAAAGCACAAAACAGCTCAGGTTTTATACAAGATCCTCTTTACTCACATTTATAGACAGTTTCTGCACTAAGACCAGACATAACAAAGACAATGCTATGTGCAACTACATGCAACAGAGAAACATTTTAAGCACTATATTTTGAGGTAATGACCACCAGTCCTCCATAAGAGTAAAAACAAAGGAAATCCAACTACTGAAAAACAAGGACAAAGAAAAAAACACTTCATTTGATTCTGCAAAGAGCCATGAAGTCCAATTCAGCCAGTTAACTCCAGAGTGCTGTCGATGTTGGTCGGGTTTGTCAATGTATGTTCAATGACAGGTCGTTATGGCAAAATCGACAAACAAGCAGATACATTGGTCATATCAAAGCATAACATTCACAAAGTTGAGTGTTGGTGAAGCCAGCCTTCCACAACTTTCCATAACTGCACAGCATGCCAATAAAGGACAAAGAcaaccccaccccccccacaaaaAACTATTGCTCTTCCATTTCTTTTAACACCATTTAAAAACCCTTAAAAATCCCAATTTGTAGATGAACATGTTGACCCATTGTCCAAGTATCCACCATGAGTAGTCAATTGATCAGTCTTCGTTTTGTCCATTCAATCCCGATGAGTCAGTCCCAGTtattgtgcagtgtgatggtgtcTTATGCGTCAGTGAGGAAGCTTCTGTGTCCATGTTCACACCAGCTGTACAGAGGCAGCCTGGAGGTAACCCTGCAGGTACTGGAGGGCCTCAGCATTCAGGCTGGTGCTCAGCATAGAGGGGACCTGCCATGGGAGGTGAACAGGAGAGATTCACTCAGTTGACATCTACTACTGAAAGCATATATAGTACTCAAAGAAAAATAATTCAGCGAGGCATTAGCAATCTAGGAGCCAAAATGTTGTACACTACTCCCCGCTCTGCTATTCCTGGGGCCTCAAACAGTCTATGCTGTGCTAGAGCACCTTCAACACTCTGTTGGGTGACTGGCTCTCAGTCAGCTGGGGCTTCACTTTTATAAGTAAGCCTTGTCCGAGACAGAATGCACCATAGGACAGGAACCCATCTTCAGTGTCTGTAGTATGCGGCAGCTTGTTGTACAAGTACACCCCTTTGAAAGAACACTAGTCTGTCGCAAGGTCTTACCCCCATCCAACTCATTAATTCTGAGTGCCAAACAGAGACATTAGGAGCCATTTTAAAGTCTTTGGTAGGACTCGACCGGGTATTGAGCCAACCATCCAATCTCAGAACAGACACTAACCACAAAGACACCGAGTTGGTACTTAACTTTTATACCATGTTGTTTTGCTTAAAATGACCGACTAAATCATATGAGAGTAGAAGATTGGAACACAAGGTGGACATGAAAATAAAGAATTGGAGCCTTGCTGTGTAGGTGTTCCTGCTATAAGGAGTGATTTAGTCAAGAGGCCCACTGCCTCTAACATAGCCAAGTATTAGTGCATTTCAATAAATCAACTTACCCGCCCGGGACATGCAGTAGAGAGCTTGTGGAGAGACTGAGCTAGCAGGATCTTGGGGTTGCTGACCACCTCTCCGATGGGGTCATGCTCCTTCTTCCCAGCAAAGGCCAGCTGGGAGAAAGCAGTCTGGTAACCGGGTGTGTCCTCTATGTCAATGAAGTGCTCGTCGTCAGGGATGCTATCATCCTCTGGTAGCTCAAATAGCCCAATCAGGGCCTGAAGCAGGGGGGTCCTAAAGAATAAACAATTTAGCAGGCCATTCATTTAGTAAAAACACTACAAAGTGTAATAATATTCCAGGACAGTTTCTCACCAGAGTTTGGTGTACTCAGTATCTATCATGGCAGGGCACTCGGTGAGGATCTTGATGATGCCCACAGCACAGATCTTCTTCTCCACTGGTCCAGACACTTTCTGCACCTCTGGAATGACTATCTTCTCCAGCACCATGCCAAACATCCTACAAGAGAAATTAGACTCAGCACTGAGAATACCTCTCCACGTGGTTCTTATCTTTTATTACATTCATTAAGGGCTATAATATGGACTATGATAAAACATTCCAAGCTCAGCCTAACATGCCATGCAAGTGTGTGTAATGCAGTACGAGGACATGGTTGGCCTTTAAAAGCCAAAAGAGACAACTGACTGGCTTGCATGCAGATCAATGTAAATGAGTCATCTGCACACTCAGCTCCAAGGCTACACTAATGGACATAAACTGAATCAAACGTGTCAAAGGTCAGTCTCATTTAGTCTGACAAGAGATACTTACTTTGGCTGTATGCTGTCAAAAATCTCCTGCAGAGCAATGGCTCCGTACTTGACACCATACAGATTGATAAACACCATGAAGCCTGTGGAAAATAGGAGGGCTTGTGAAAATGTGCAGCATTGAGAGATCACACAGAGCTCATTCTAAAACTAGGGTAATATAACCCTACACACTCCTGTTGTGCAAGCATAACAAAGAGGATGTGGGTGCAGTTTCAATTGTACTTCTTAAATAAACATGCCAACATTTGTTTTAAGCTATACTCACTCTTGATGAACTTGGTGGTTTTGGAGCTCTGCAGTCTCTGAAAGAGCAGGATGAAGATCTGTTTCCTGTACTGAACAATGGACTCcctgagagggagagcgagagaacaaCATAACTCATAATACAGCCCCCATGTCAACTACACACAAAGTTCACCGTTAGAAGACAGAGGTGGAGGTTGTTGACTCACGTCGGCATGTGCTCTATGATACTGTTCATCAGGTAGAAACCTTGGTGGTCATTGGCCTTGGAGGCTATGAGCTTCTGGAAGACTCCTAGCAGGCCAGGCTGTATAGGGAGAGCACTTTAACATCAGATTATCACAACTAACTAATTGCATGCATCAACAGGTAAATTAAGACAGGTAGGTTTCAGAAAAGTACAGTAAGACTCCTCTTATTACAGTACCCCCAGCTATAACTCACTATTTTGTCAGCAGCAGAGCTGGCTATGGTGGCTCCCCCCTTCTCCAGATAGGCCTGAAGCAGGCGCACCAGAGGGGGAATGTTGCCAGTGCGTTCCCACAGCACAGGCTGCAGCAGGTGGGGGAAAAGGGCCATGTAGGAGTTGGGGATGGAGCTGGTGTGGATCTCCAGAAGCAGGGACATCACCTGGAACACGTACGGCACAAACTCTGCAACAGGAAGTGGGAcagttgatgtaagaagggcaATGTATAGTTTGCCAACACTGCATCCATGCAATTCAACCCCTTCATCCACCTACTCAGTTTCCTAGGCATGTTCTAGTCAGACAGGCATCTTATGCTTAACATGAACTTCTATAACCTGCTGCTTTCTAGAGTACAGCCACATACCCTGTACATCATTCTGTAGGATCTCAGTGAAGACTGGGAAGAGGGCCTCCTCGAAGCTGCCCACAGTGGTAGTGTTGGCCTTGCAGGTGATCCGGATGGACAGGCACAGGGACTCAAACAGGTAGTGGTTAAAGTGAGGCTTGCTGGGGTTCTGGAAGAAACATGATACAGGTAAATAATAGGGATGGAAATTGCCATGGACCCCACGATACGATATCACAGCACTTACGTGCCGATACGATATTTATTGCGATTATATactgattttattgcgattcaatgttccaaacataatgctcaccatatgtctgctgcagagggacaagagagacagTCACggaaataagtgctgaaaacaaattggctccctatttaaaaagatggagaacaaagctatgaaggaaaaatactgccGTTTCTGTACTTGGTACATCCAAGTAGCGCAAAAATTGTATGGCGATATTGTCAAAAACGATACTAATAATATCCTGATTTGTAACTATCAATGGTGCCAGATTtcagatttcctccagatgtgacgactcttggcattcaggccagagttcaatcttggtttcatcagaccagagaatcttgtttctcatggtctgagtctttaggtgctttttggcaaactccaagtgggctttcatgtgccttttacttaggactagcttcagtctggccactctttcataaaggcctgattggtggagtgctgcagagatggttgtccttctggaaggttctcccatctccacagaggaactctagagctctgtcagagtgaccatcgggttcttggtcacctccgtgATCGAgaccattctcccccgattgttcaatttggccgggcagccagctctaggaagagtcttggtggttccaaacctcttacatttaagaatgatagaggtcactgtgttcttgggaaccttcaatgctgcagaaatgttttggtacccttccccagatctgtgcctcgacacaatcctgtctcggagctctacggacaattccttcgacctcatggcttggtttttgctctgtggggctttgtatagacaggtgtgtgcctttccaaatcatgtccaatgaatttaATTTACCaaaggtgtactccaatcaagttgtagaaacatctcaaggacgatcaatggaaacaggatgctcaatttcaagtcttacagcaaagggtctgaatacttctgtaaataaggcatgtttttttattttttataaatgtgctaaaacttctaaaaacctgttttcgctttgtcattatggggaattgtgtgtagattgctgaggatttttattgatttaatccattttagaataaggctttaacgtaacaaaatgtggaaaaagtcaaggggtctgaatactttccgaaggcactgtatgttatgGCGAAATTGTGACTTTTGGTGTTCGGCAATTTATTCACAGCTGTTTTTCTTGAGGCAAGTTTAAGTTCGGTGGTCGAAGTCCACGCCCCTTCATAGAGATTTGTTAATTGAGTGTTTGTCATTCAACGATAGATAACTATTTTTCATGCatttttttcacttgagaaatactgcactaaacatcttagatgtaaaattgcacgacTAAGACGTCCTCGACAAAAGTGTCAATTTATCTAAGATAAATTTAGAGACGATTTTTAGGAAGTGTGCTGGCTACAGCGTCTCAAGCGGGACAAACCGTAATATTGCCAATTCTTTTCTTGTTTTGAAGTGAAGGTATTTTAAGGGCGTATGCGAGCACAGACATGAATTACGCCTAGCCAAGTTCTGCAAGGAGCAAACCGAACCTATGTATCCGGATGCCTTTAGACACAATGCAAGTCAGCTCATGTGTACATGCATCCACAGCAATGCAGACAAGAGATGAGTGTGTGACCTACCTTGCTGACCAGCAGGAGCTTGTGAgtgagctggccaatcagagtGGGGATGTAAGAAACAATGGCCTCCTGCAGGAGGGAGAAGCTGCGCATGATGGCTGGAATAAAATGAAGGAGAAGTCTGGGTAGAGGACAAGGATCAGTACACACTGAAAAACGTTGTCTGCAACCTTAAAAGGAAGGTGACATTAGGTCCTCCGTGACGACATTAAGCAAAAGGACATAGCTAAAAATACAATGAAAGCCATAGAATTATAAGCAGAGCATTTAACACTCAAACTCAAGTACCTTTCATGATATATTCATTCTCTGAGGAGCCAGGCAGAGCCAGGGCCTTGAACAGGTTGTTTAgcagctgttctgtgaagggggcCATCTCTGCAGGAGTGATACTGAAACATGATGACAGATGATTAATCACTACTGACATGAGGCACCAAAAGTTACAAACTAAGGTTATTGGTAATGACCAAAGAGTTttattaacaaacaaacaaactactATGGATGCTGTGTATAGTTGATTATATTTGTGTAGTGTAGGAAAAGACAAAGTCCTTATTTAATTATCTAAGTATAGATGGTTACTACTCACAGAGTGGAGTTGTTGGGGCCCCTCATGGTGAAGAGTCTCTCCAGTGCATGGGCAGCGTAGGTGTGCTCTACCGTGCTCTCTGCCTGCAGGTGGGCCACCAGCAGAGGTACAGCCTGCAGCAGCTGCTCTTTGGGCAGCTGGAAGACAAGAGGGGACCGAGGACTGGTTATTCACGGGCAACTGCAAGCGTTGATTTCAACCCTTAGTAAATGGGCTGAACTCATGACAGTGAATTTTCAGAGGGTAGAGAAAACAAAATCATACCTGACTTCTGAAGATCATGACATATTTGATGGCATCAGCCTTCAACACTGGGAACTCATTGACTATAATAGAACAGAGTAAACATTTTCCATAACAGTGCAGCTATAAAGCAATCACCAGCGGTGATGGTTAATTCATTCATCGTTTGTTTCTAAGTTCAACTTTATATTTACCGTTCTGGGATTTGAGGTCTGTGAGAATGTGGTTCACAAAGAATTCTGTAAGGTTCACCAACTCGTTAGCTTGCGTGATACCATGctgaaaaataaacattttgtccATGTAATTAGCTCAATGTCTCTACTGCaaaaacatttacagttgaagtcagatgtTCACATATACTTAGATTGGCGTCATtagaactcgtttttcaaccactccaaatttcttgttaacaaactatagtttttgcaagtcggttaggacatctactttgtgcatgacacaagtaatcgttccaacaattgtttacagaccgattatttcactgtatcacaattccagtgggtcagaagtttacatacactaagttgacagtgcctttaaacagcttggaaaattccagaaaatgtcatggctttagaagcttctgattgactcaaatgatgtcacttagcctattggaggtgtacctgtggatgtatttcaaggcctaccttcaaactcagtgcctatttgcttgacatcctaggaaaatcaaaagaaatcagccaagaccgcataaaaaaaattatagatctccacaagtctggttcatgcttgggagcaaattccaaacacctgaaggtacactgttcatctgtacaaacaatagtacgcaagtataaacaccttgggaccacgcagccatcataccgctctgtctcctagagatgaacgtacttgggtgcgaaaagtgcaaatcaatcccacaacaacagcaaaggaccttgtgaagatgctggagaaaacaggtacaaaagtatctatatcttcagtaaaaacgagtcctatatcgacataacctgaaaggccgctcagcaaggaagaagccactgctccaaaaccgccataaaaaagccagactacggtttgcaactgcacacagggacaaagatcgtactttttggagaaatgtcctctggtctgatgaaacaaaaatagaactgtttggccataatgaccatcgttatgtttggaggataaaggtggagacttgcaagccgaagaacaccatcccaaccgtgtagcacaggggtggcagcatcatgttgtgggggtgctttgctgcaggaatgactggtgctcttcacaaaataaatggcatcatcatgacggaggaaaattatgtggatatattgaagcaacatctcaagacatcagtcagggagttaaagcttggtcgcaaatggacaatgagcctaagcatacttccaaagctgtggcaaaaagtcttaaggacaacatagtgaaggtcttggagtggccatcacaaagccctgacctcaatcctatagaaaatttgtgggcagaactgaaaaagcttgtgcaagCAAGGTGGCCTatcaacctgactcagttacaccagcgcggtcaggaggaatgtgccaaaattcacccaactcattgtgggaagcttgtggaaggatacccaaaacgtttgacccaattctgacccactaggaatgggatgaaagaaataaaacctgaaataaataattctctactattattctgacatttcacattcttaaaataaagtggtgatcctaactgacctaagacagggaatttttactaggattaaatgtcaggaattgtgaaaaactgagtttaaatgtatttggctaaggtgtatgtaaacttctgacttcaactgtataacccATCAGATGTCACAAACACTCCCAAATACAATAGGCATAATGACCTAATCATACCTTCGCTGTCTGGGCTTTTGAGGCCAGAGATGTGACCAGGTAGATGGCAGCGTCTTTGTGCTTCCAGTTCACCCCTGGGTTCTTGGCATACTCCCCAAGCATGGAGTTGACATAGCCAGAAAAGATGGCTGTGACCGGGCCCTCAAAGAACTTACACAGGCCTCTCACCAAGTCACAAGCAGCCCTGCGCCGAGTGTCTATGTCTGCAGGAAGGAGACAGAACCGAGGGGTGAATATCAGTGTACCTTGAATACCTATACTTCAACAATCCTCCAGTTCAATTTTGGTCTTGttgagttaaaaaaaatatatacctgATCCTTCAAGATCTCTTCGGATATATTCCTCAGAGTTATCCTCAAAGGCCTCCTCATCAGCACCTGGAGACAGAAATCTATGTATCAGTATCAGAGACCATTATGCAAATCGCTGCCATTAATGTACAATAGCAAGATCAGAAACAATAGTCATGTAGCCATTTATCCCCAAGATACTGTTTCAGTCTAAACTCACTTCTGAACTCCATGTTAGGCACAATGACCTTCTCACAGATGCTGGTGAGTGTGTTCTGGTCCTCAAACAGATGCTTGTAGTGGGGCCTTTCACACACAGATGCCAGGAACTGAATAGCATTGCTCACAAGCTACGTCACAAACATAAAAGGAGCAAAcatattattttacctttatttaactaggcaagtcagttaagaacaaattcctattttcaatgacggcctaggaacagtgggttaactgccttgttcaggggcagaacagatttttaccttgtcagctcggggattcgagcttgcaacctttcagttactagtccaatgctctaaccactaggctacctgccgccccaagcaAACGTATTAGCAGGTGGTCAACATGATCTATTGATAAGCTACATGAATGTATCAGCAGTCTCACCAGATCGTACTTGACCTCCTGGCCAGTGGAGACCAGCAGGTTCCAGATAGCGGTGACAAACCGAGGCAGGTAAGGCTGGAATTCTTCATCGTACTTCTGGGCATACAGAGCAGCGTTGTCACAGATCTGAGACTTGAGCAGCTCCAGAAGACCTGCCTCCTCTTCATCCTGTTGGGAGGAAAAGACAAGACCGTATCACAAGTTTAATCAACTGATTCATTAATAGCCACTTTCACATCTTACAGTGAAAGTGCTGTTAATCACCAGGTCCACTCACATCTGTTTGTAGTAGCTTGTTATCCAAGGTCAACAAGTTATGGAAATTAGACATCCATGTCTCCATGTTGTCCTCAAAGAACTCTGGAAGGTCCTGTGAAGGCAGAGACAAAGACGGAAAAATGAGATAACTCCAGTGAAAAAGCATCACATTTAAATACAGTAAGTTCTTGTGGGCATAAAGCAGGTAAGAGGCAGGGGGGACGCACCTGAAAGTTGAGACTGTAGAAAAGCTTTGAGATCAGAGTAAGGGACGAGAAGAGGATCTTCAAAGCATTGATGTCAGTCGCATGGGTCTGACACAGCTCAATGGTGGCCTGAAAAAAACAATAGACATGAATAGCAGATAATGTCTTCCCATGTCTGAATAATTAAAGTACTATAAAGTAAAAGCAAGGGACGGCAAGCAACAATTTCCAGACGCATGTTGTTTTTACTTAAAATACACTTCAATTGTTCGAGTTGAATAACTCTGAAACCAATCCACCACTAACCTTGAAGAGTTCAGTCAGTGGATTCGCAAACGTGTCCAACACCAGCTTAATCTCCAGCCATAGCTCATTTGACTTAAACTCATGTCGATACCTGGGAAAACAGATGATCAGTGTTAATATCTTTCAAAATTAAAAACAAAGACATGATTTACTATGACACCTA from Salvelinus alpinus chromosome 2, SLU_Salpinus.1, whole genome shotgun sequence carries:
- the LOC139560203 gene encoding exportin-2; the encoded protein is MEINDGNLQTLTEFMRKTLDPDPSVRRPAEKFLESVEGNQNYPILLLTLLEKSQDNVIRVCAAVTFKNYIKRNWRIIEDEPNKISDPDRTTIKANIVNLMLSSPEQIQKQLSDAISIIGREDFPLKWPDLLTEMVTRFQSGDFHIINGVLRTAHSLFKRYRHEFKSNELWLEIKLVLDTFANPLTELFKATIELCQTHATDINALKILFSSLTLISKLFYSLNFQDLPEFFEDNMETWMSNFHNLLTLDNKLLQTDDEEEAGLLELLKSQICDNAALYAQKYDEEFQPYLPRFVTAIWNLLVSTGQEVKYDLLVSNAIQFLASVCERPHYKHLFEDQNTLTSICEKVIVPNMEFRSADEEAFEDNSEEYIRRDLEGSDIDTRRRAACDLVRGLCKFFEGPVTAIFSGYVNSMLGEYAKNPGVNWKHKDAAIYLVTSLASKAQTAKHGITQANELVNLTEFFVNHILTDLKSQNVNEFPVLKADAIKYVMIFRSQLPKEQLLQAVPLLVAHLQAESTVEHTYAAHALERLFTMRGPNNSTLITPAEMAPFTEQLLNNLFKALALPGSSENEYIMKAIMRSFSLLQEAIVSYIPTLIGQLTHKLLLVSKNPSKPHFNHYLFESLCLSIRITCKANTTTVGSFEEALFPVFTEILQNDVQEFVPYVFQVMSLLLEIHTSSIPNSYMALFPHLLQPVLWERTGNIPPLVRLLQAYLEKGGATIASSAADKIPGLLGVFQKLIASKANDHQGFYLMNSIIEHMPTESIVQYRKQIFILLFQRLQSSKTTKFIKSFMVFINLYGVKYGAIALQEIFDSIQPKMFGMVLEKIVIPEVQKVSGPVEKKICAVGIIKILTECPAMIDTEYTKLWTPLLQALIGLFELPEDDSIPDDEHFIDIEDTPGYQTAFSQLAFAGKKEHDPIGEVVSNPKILLAQSLHKLSTACPGRVPSMLSTSLNAEALQYLQGYLQAASVQLV